A DNA window from Melanotaenia boesemani isolate fMelBoe1 chromosome 6, fMelBoe1.pri, whole genome shotgun sequence contains the following coding sequences:
- the LOC121642198 gene encoding C-C chemokine receptor type 4-like, protein MSGVDANFTFTTTTALDYSSYFDYEEEAAPCEFSSLSSQDFVITIYCLVFILGFIGNGLVVCVLVKHRGHKTSMTDMWLFNLAFSDLIFVLTLPFYSHQVNVGYWPFGDFMCRFLSWSHHSGFFSSIFIMVVMTLYRYQVIMHPHSVTRHCTMRAGMAVTLFVWMLSLCISLPQLILSKVTNESNGLQCDYSLDNKVWQYYELFTTNVLGLIIPLLVMVACYSRIIPRLVKMKTAKRQRIVKLIMAIVTAFFLFWTPYNISRFLRFLQYNSTIPDDCSWDNNLKLSITVTETFAYTHCCLNPIIYAFVGQNFMKRALRLLKGWRNASGSEWSGGSTRNSSVVSKASVVSSTVIM, encoded by the exons ATGTCAG GTGTGGATGCTAATTTCACCTTCACCACCACCACCGCACTGGATTATTCAAGTTACTTTGATTATGAAGAGGAGGCGGCTCCCTGTGAATTTAGCAGTCTTAGTAGCCAGGACTTTGTGATCACTATCTACTGTTTGGTTTTCATCCTGGGCTTCATTG GTAATGGCCTCGTGGTGTGTGTCCTGGTGAAGCATCGCGGTCACAAGACCAGCATGACAGACATGTGGCTCTTCAACTTGGCCTTCTCCGACCTCATCTTTGTTCTCACGCTGCCTTTCTATTCCCACCAAGTCAATGTCGGCTACTGGCCTTTTGGAGATTTCATGTGCCGTTTCCTCTCATGGTCCCACCACTCCGGCTTCTTTAGCAGCATCTTCATCATGGTTGTCATGACGCTGTACCGCTATCAGGTCATCATGCATCCTCACAGTGTGACACGACATTGTACAATGAGGGCAGGCATGGCTGTAACCTTGTTTGTTTGGATGCTGAGTTTGTGCATCTCTCTTCCACAGTTAATTTTGTCAAAGGTCACAAATGAATCTAATGGGCTGCAATGTGACTACTCCCTGGACAATAAAGTTTGGCAATATTATGAGCTATTCACGACAAATGTTTTGGGTCTAATAATTCCCTTGTTGGTGATGGTAGCTTGCTACTCAAGAATTATTCCCAGACTAGTGAAAATGAAGACTGCGAAAAGGCAACGTATTGTTAAGCTAATTATGGCTATTGTGACGGCCTTCTTCTTGTTCTGGACACCATACAACATTTCCCGTTTCTTGAGGTTTTTGCAGTACAATAGTACAataccagatgactgcagctgGGACAACAACTTGAAGCTGTCAATAACGGTGACTGAGACTTTCGCTTACACTCACTGCTGCCTGAACCCCATCATTTATGCCTTTGTGGGACAGAATTTTATGAAAAGAGCCTTGCGGCTGCTGAAAGGCTGGAGGAATGCCTCCGGCAGCGAATGGTCAGGAGGTTCAACCAGGAACAGCTCAGTTGTGTCCAAGGCCTCCGTTGTCTCCTCTACTGTTATCATGTAG